The Vigna unguiculata cultivar IT97K-499-35 chromosome 1, ASM411807v1, whole genome shotgun sequence nucleotide sequence GGAGTGGTTGATAATGTGAGGTGTAATCCTCAGTCGAAGAATGTGGTCTTTCATATAAGGGATATGAGGTTAGTTATTATTTactatgttttttaatattgttgtaTTGTCATTTAACAGTTGATATTGTCGCATTTTTTACAGTTCTGCAGTGATTGGTTGTACGTTGTGGGATTCATATTACTTCAAGTTTATGAGTAATTGGAGGGGTGAACCAGATTCCTATCTTCTTGTCGTTCTGTTGACACAGGCTAAGATTAAGCCGTGTTCAGGTTTGTCCATTttatttgtgtgttttgtgGTATTTTTTGTGCTGATCTTGCTGTTAATTTAGGTCGGTGGCCAGTCTCAATATCCAATTCCTGGAATGGTTCAAAGCTCTTTATGGGTGAAGAATGTGCTGAGTTAGTTCGGTTCAGGGAGCAATGGATAGAGtatgttttgttatattttagaGATTGTGTTTAACTTATGTTGTattataatgatttaaattttctaCTTATAGACGTTTTGGCAATGAAGTTAATCCGAGTCAAGAGTGTAGCCAATTGAGTTCACCGTCCCAGTATAGTGAACATgagaaatttatgtataaagcTGTTGTGCGTACGATATCTGAAATCACATGTATGAAAGAGGTAATCCGtaagttattttgtttttttgtaatttttgtgttgattttatgatttatttgttgatataagtttgttttttttaataggaACAATATTGTGTTACGGTTGCAAATACtgtaaagtttaatttgggtaaTGATGGATGGTGTTATCCAGTATGCAATAGTTGCAGGAAGAAGACTGATGAAGTAGGTCCTTTTAAGTGTATTCTTTGTGGGTTTGATAATGAAAAACATGGAATTAggtttgtatttatatttttgatatttttcatgtttacagcaatattatgttattaaataactaaatctTTTTGGTTCAGATATAAGTTAGAATTACAGGTTACAGATGGGAACAGTTACACAAATTTTGTAATGTGGGATCAAGACTGTACTAATTTGATTGGTGTATCAGCTCTTGAATTGATGAATAAGATGATTGAGGTGGTATTACTTTGTTTGTCAATTGTTTCACTAAATGGATGTGTAagattgcattttattttttttaggatgGTGAAGATGATCCGAAATGTTTTCCAGAGGATTTAGATGCTTTGCTAGGATGTACTCTTGCTTTTAAGGTTAGAGTTCAACCAAGTAACAGATCTTCCTCTGTAATGAAAGCTTCTACCAATCCTGAAACTATTGCTTCAATTAGAAGTAAACTTGACCCTAAGATGGTAGGTTGGTATATTGTACCAAGAGAATTTATGTGTTTGACTTATCCTTTATTGGatgatttttttactattattatatgtaGATTAAGGACAACAGTGCTGAAGGTACATCTGATTCGAGTCacgaagcaaactccaaagaggGACCCGAAATAGAGGAGGTCATTCTCTTGATTATGATTTGGTGATGCAATAAGTTAGTTTGAGATTATGTTTTTAGTACTTTGATTTTCAATGACAGGATAAATCAAGTAAGGCAACAGATATATGTGTTTGGAATAACCAACCAAAAACAGTTGGCTCTTTTAAAAGTGCACCTCATGGGATAAAGTTATTTGTAATGtccaatttttttactttgttaattGTAGAGTTTTACAGTTTTCATTTCGGTGAATCATAGGCCAAAGAGTCGAGGCCTAAGGCTATATGTGCTCCCAATACGCAATCTCCAGCAAGTGCTCTGAATATAAGTGGTCGTCATACAAAAAACGTACGTCTAATTGGTAAAATTTTGTAGTTCtttgataattataaatttattaaaagttctTGAATGAATTTGACAGATTGAAGAGTCAAGTCGCACACCTGTACTTGTATCCACAAAGGAACCCAAATCATCTGATGGGTCCACGAACAAATCAAAGTCTGGTGGTTCCAGTAAAAGTGCATGCCATACAGGAAAGGTATCTAGAGTTTAAAGTCACtgtatacataatttttatagtaCTATTGATTGTTCTAAggattttatgtttaaaatcgCAGAATAAAGAAATCCTTGAACAGGCAGGTTTTGAACGAAATACAGAAGCTGATATGTGCACGGTAATTTATAATCTATTCTTATGTTAGTTTTAGATGTTTTTTTAAtccacaaaataaatataatcaaaaatTGTTTGGAATATGCAGTTGACTTTGAGTGGATCCGCAGATCATGACCCTTATATTGACTTCTGTGTTACCCCTACCAAGGAACTGTTGTTCGACTTTGAGGTTGATTGTGACCATCTGGATGATATTCCAAGTGCAGAATTTTCTAGGTCCAAAACTAAAAAGCGGATGAAACAGGAGAAGCTGTAAGGTTGACCAGTGAAGTTTGTAAATACATATGGATTTTGATGTCGTGGTGATCAAAGTTGCTGATGGTGTCCTGTATTTTGGAAATCATAATCTAGATTTGGATTTCGGGACAGTTATTTCTTTTGAGTATACCATCGTTGTATTATGTTATCCACGAACTATGTTTACCAAATAGTATGTTTACCtactatattattatgtaaattatattattgacTATTGCACATCAAAATTCTAAGTTCCGTTCTAAATTTAGCTATTTCTTCGTATATTGAAATTGATATTCAATCAACTTATTCGCTTAAGGCTGTGTGAATTTATTGTTGTATTATACTATTTGTCGTGTACAAGGTCGAACTATGGTGGTAACATTATTGTATGCATGAAGAGATTCAAAGTATAAGAATAACCAACGTAATTATAGATAGAATtagtagtaaataaaaattctatAGAACGACAAATTAGATGTTTATACATATATAGAACGACAAACGATAAGAAACATTTGTTAACagatatatatatcaaaaacaTTGTCGTTCTTCTGATGGACCTACGAATACTATTGTGGTTAATTCTTGGACAAAACAAAGTACCGAATACAAAGGCTATACTTTTATCTCCATTACATAGATAAAATTCGATTGTTCCTTATCTACACCAAGTCTTATTATGGTTCCTTCCTTTAATTTGTTCTCCTTGCAGAATTCTTTCCACCCACAACTTAAGTAGCATTCTTTGTTCGTTCTTCCCGATCTTCGAATTGTACAAGGCCAACAATCACCTTCTGAATTGACCAATATGTATCGTGTCCTGTTCCTAACAAGAGCTTTTGCTGCAAATTCGGATTCCAAGTACTGAAAGAAAATCAAGTGGGTAGTTATAATTAGAACACATGAAAATACATTGCACTATAACATCTAAGGTCAAAAATTATATACCAGTGATGATGATTTGGTATCATTTTCAGATAAGCATTTGGCCATTGAGTAGTAAAAATCTGCAGGGTCATAGTCTCCGAGATGTGTATCATGGTTACTAATGTTGACGACTTCAGGagcataattaatttcaattccGTCAGATGAAAAAAGCCTAAATAAAAACGTATTTCTGTCAACATAACTCATATGtatgattttgttttccttGACGTTGAAATATTGAACCATCTCTAACACCCCTTTCTCTATAATCAAGTCTGCATTTACCGACTTGTGTATACGAACATCATGTTTCTTCTGACGTGGATCAATTAGTTGAATGTTGTCATAGTCCAATTCATGTGCCCAAAAAATAACAAAGGCATATTCCAACTTAATGCATGTCTGCACCagtttaaaagtataattaatgaCTAGCCTAAGAAACAAAGATCAAGTTATATCAACGTTAAAATATACCTGAGGCAGCAATAGTTCGGATTTAAAGCAAGTGAAAAACCTCGAAGAAGACAAAGGTTGTTGGGGATTAGGAAGCAGTCTCGGAGCAGGATACTCTATTTCCTTCATAGCCAAACTGAAAATACGAATCTGAAAGTAACAGTGTCCACAGTATAGTATCCCAAGCCAGTATAGATCATCCaagttataaaaatttgaaatttcccgTGCTATACGAAAGCTTCGATTTTGCATGAAAGACTCTTCAAATTCAAGCATAAGATAGTTTCCTACCGGATCACGAAAGTAGTTTGTCCCCATCTCCATATGTTGTCCCCAGTAGTCAAAGAAAGTTTCATCAAAACGAAGGAATTCCTGCCCAACAGTTTCGAAACCAAAACAAGTCATCTTTTTTATTCATCTTTATAAAGAACCGAAGAATTGTATATAGCAAGGAAg carries:
- the LOC114190767 gene encoding uncharacterized protein LOC114190767; amino-acid sequence: MVYQFVWFTSFVWFARLCLYVVMARKLDLIKDIDDKKETLKLAVRVKDLWFVQNRDNSRHMEMILLDHKGDMIAAMVRKEDLCLWEEKVVEGQTYIMHNFKILKNQGQFRVCEHPYKLLFIGATTIKQQPISSIPLNVYNFKSIEDIVDGNYSADLVYDIIGVVDNVRCNPQSKNVVFHIRDMSSAVIGCTLWDSYYFKFMSNWRGEPDSYLLVVLLTQAKIKPCSGRWPVSISNSWNGSKLFMGEECAELVRFREQWIERFGNEVNPSQECSQLSSPSQYSEHEKFMYKAVVRTISEITCMKEEQYCVTVANTVKFNLGNDGWCYPVCNSCRKKTDEVGPFKCILCGFDNEKHGIRYKLELQVTDGNSYTNFVMWDQDCTNLIGVSALELMNKMIEVDGEDDPKCFPEDLDALLGCTLAFKVRVQPSNRSSSVMKASTNPETIASIRSKLDPKMIKDNSAEGTSDSSHEANSKEGPEIEEDKSSKATDICVWNNQPKTAKESRPKAICAPNTQSPASALNISGRHTKNIEESSRTPVLVSTKEPKSSDGSTNKSKSGGSSKSACHTGKNKEILEQAGFERNTEADMCTLTLSGSADHDPYIDFCVTPTKELLFDFEVDCDHLDDIPSAEFSRSKTKKRMKQEKL